gtaacgcctctggtgtttcaggtgtccatgggcggcggcgattgaaagaaagaataacagtttatttgcaccgattacaaaaataataaacataaataattgataaaataaaaataaaagtatacacggcgcaaaaaggccagtactcagctaaaatgccgtgaCCCGAgcgcgatagcttaccatcaggtgatccgtcaacttgtttaccggcttatactataaaaaaacttcACGTTCCAatttcacgcctttttatccccgaaggggtaggcagaggtgcacattacggcacataatgccgctatataatgtacacccatttttcaccatttgtgttatacctaagtcccatgtaatagggggtgagcctattgccatataccgggcacaattctagactccgtgctactactgagaaaaactgaataaacccagcaatacttcacGTATCACTTACCTTAAAACGATCGTAATGACAGATGAAAAGGATATCAAATGGTGTTCCAGGTGTGAGTGGTAGCGCTCCGTCCTCCTCTTCTACACCCCACGCACCAGCGATGTAATGGTTTCGCACGGCGGTGTTGCTCGTGAAGCGAGGGTTGAAATGGAACGCGATCATATCATATGCATTTTTATAATGATGTTGGAAGTTTAGGCCGAACCTGGAGACAAAATTGTAGCGTTAATATATCTTCACCACAATGAAACACATTGtcacagtttgagcatttgcgaggcctacccaaatgttcttttggttgatattgttcgtcggatcatgcagcaacagccgtcagctgagctaattgtaaactgacacatgcgtgctgccatctgaacaggtccgctcatactatTGTGGTTCTTttctctaaagaccactacagaatcaacttgcacgttTCTCtcacatctttaattgattttgtctggactttaaagagactatgacctcagagtttgtttcggcatttcttctcagagtaatccgataaaaaatctagttattttagagattgacgtgtaaaagtgttatcttgtatcctatttgcaaaaataaatatcatttataacatcaacagcctataagtggccatttcTGACCAAAGGTtttcttctcacacgaagaaagtttgagcattaatcaccacgcttgttcaatgcgggttggcgatttcaaacttataattagaaattataagctcaggtttcctcacgacgttttccttcaccgtttgtcagtggtgtctaagtaatcttagaaagtacatataagtcGGAACAAGTCAGATTGGTTGCCAGGTTTCGAACTCTCACCCTCATGTGGGTGAAGAAGTGGGTGCCTTAACCTGCTGGCCACCACGATAGCAATATCTAtacattagttttaaaatataaataagaaacttACTTCGTGGCTTCAAGAGGAGTGCTTCCCTTCACTCTCACCATGCGACCAGGGAACATACCCCCCGGAATTGGAGGGGAGGTCAGTAAAACCTGAAAggatataaaaagttatttttgtatggtataattttttttttttttttttattgttaaatgggacgacgtttggccgctatctcacctgatggtaagtgatgatgtggcctacgatggagcacgtctgcccataagcaacctattcactcgggctttgaagacacccaggttatacccatcaggaaacacagtataagccgttaaacgtgatggtaagcaatcgccgccgcccatggacacttgaaagaccagagacgttacaagtgcattgccggccttttgggggttaggaatttaagggttgttaaagaatctacactttggaacgagcaaatagagcaactagaggactgaccgacagacagacgttattaatattattatatttgctttgacattcaaaagtgccttcctggtcaatttgaaataaatgattttgactttgactttgaatttgggcctccggtaacctcactcacacaacgaaacataacgaaagcgttgtttcacgtcggttttccgtgaggccgtggtatcactccggtcgagccgactcagcagtgccgaagcatggctcttccacacattttttttaataactttgtgttttatttcacacacaaaaaaaaaatgacgggTATGTACAGTTTATGCGaacatttgataataattattgtgtattgGCTTCAGTTTAAGTTcataaaataaccaaaaacaTGTGAAAAAAGGAACTCACCGGGTTTCTGATGGTAGAATTCatctttttttatgtgaaattaaACGATGGTTATTGCAGGTGACTGCTCGATGTAACTGTTGCAAACTGAATGCGTGTATGTGGCCTTATAAAGTACAACTGAAGTACCTATGCCTACGCCAGCCGCCACATGACCACACACAccacatcacgccttttatcctcgaagaggtagacagaggtgcacgttacggcacgtaatgccgctatacaatgtacgcccactttttaccattagtgttataaggcccatgtaatagacacaattccagactctgtgctactagtTACTCAGAGATTTTCGAAAAGCTGAAAAAAACCTAGTAATTCCTTGCCCGACACAGGATTCgcacccgagaccccttgtccagcagtcgtgcttgcgaccactcggctaacgaggcagtaaaCGTAAAAGAGtgtaaaaaaagtttctttctacaaaaaaaaaaaaaaaaaacgatgccccacactaggattttctcctgtgtcgtgggtgcgtatacaaacatacaagttcacatacacacgacacccagacccgaaataacaatatgtggatcacacaaagagttgctccgtgcgggaatcgaacccgctacacgttgcacggcagctagttgcccagccaccgcaccaaccgagcagtctttgggaaagttgtttgtaatcatgagtacaatcacgtgtttaaatatcgttcactaattaccagtcaccttatataggctttttatcccacaggaacacagacgaagtcactggcagaagctagtctagtATCGATGAAGGCGGCTAACAGTAGGTAGACTATACATATTCAAAAATATACCTTTCCACAACCACAACCTCATCCTtaaccaaaaattttaattgaaaaaatttTTGTTCACACCATATTGATAACAAAACTATATTCAACCACAAttgaccaaaaataaaaaactggtAAAATATTGCTTCGTACCTAGGCAGTGGCGGActaaggggggggggggcggTCTGCCCCGGGCCTCTGGTCTTGGGGGGCCTCCAAATGGCTGCAAGTTCCCTTGATTAAATCGTAAAACGCTTCATACGTTTTTGTCGGGACTCCCGCCAAGGTCATATACCATACACGATGCAAAATGACTGTGAATAGTGCTGACATCCAGCAGGTTGACAGCAGGTAATATAGGACGTCGGACCCACCTATTTACGGTCGTCTTGCATCGTGTATCGTatgcagtggcgtagcgtgccttgacggggccccgtataaaaatttgtttgcCCCCCCCCTTTTCTTCaggagggaaatcatccaatgacttttcccgccctgtCCCTAAAAGAGGGTCTTAACGACGTTGAGCCCATGTTTGGTGGCCCTTACGACAACcttaattttcctaaagttgctgccaactaaacgcatgctttacgcgaaaaaataatatggcatttgtaatttctgaaatttaaaaaaaagtgggaagtttttattttttgcttatgCACGTTGGGGCCCCTATAACCCAGGGGCCCCGTATatttgatacggcagatacgccCCTGATCGTATATGACCTTCGCGAGTCCCGTCAAAAACGTTAATGTATAAAGCGCTTAATCGGAGTTGGAGGCCCCGGAGACAAATAAGTACAGATATcctgtaatattgtaataatagtcTTGccataaatctatacatataataaatctgtagaagggtcaattctgtacattgaaaatattgaaagaataaatagcagggggtgttactggatcgataccaaacccaaatatgtgattaatttttttttgtctgtctgtatgttcaggcatcacgtgaaaactaacggttcgatttcgatgaaacttggtataattaattataccttattatcctgggcataaaataggataggGTCGGGTGTCTCACATTGAACCAGGCAGCTACATTTAACCACCGCCGAATCTCGAAAATGTGACATTGCTAAAGTGCGCTAATATGAGTAAAAGAGAGGTATTTACGTTCCATTCCTGCCCACTAGTTTACGTGGCGATCGCGAGCAAAGTGTTTTTATGAGGAGCATTCGAAAGCAAACTGACTCAAAAAGTAAATCTTTTTTGcaaattcaattcttttttagcttttttcgattaaataatatcaatttaattatatatacattGTTTTCTATGGTTAGTTAGCAATTAAAAGCGCTATAATTCGTGTTTTTATGAGATTGATTTGCcggtaaaatattgaagttagtTATCAAAACGTGGTGTGTCTCACAGTGAGCCACCTGAGGGTGGTACACATTGAGCCTTGGAACATTACGTACATCCCAGTcactaaattagtttttttaaagaaatctttttaatttgttataaaatggtgCGAAACGAAGTGTTAACAAGAAAAGTGGTGGGCATTTGGCTGGCAACATGCTTAAAGCCCTTAAACTGCACAGGTGAAAGTATTCGTATAAgatttaaagtgattttaataaaattaaatataaggcTGATTATTAGACTgttgaatagtttgttttataataaataaaaattgtataattcactattcctgtttttattattctcacAAAGTTTTTCGCTTTGATTTCGCTTATAAATGGAACtagaatacatagaaataaggtGGCTAAATGTGGACCATACCCTGGTTAAATGTGTACCACCTGAAGTACTCATTGAAccaaaaatcatttttcatgaaaaccatgtttacactgaaactaaaaggaatatgagaaattaatgttttacaaaattaaagctaGATAAATTTGCTAAgtatacacaaaaaattaaagacattgATTGAAAATCCAGCCCACTATGAGACTTTGAAATTTACCTGGTTCAATGTGAGACAGCTTaccatactttttatcctgaaaaaaatacttagaaaaaatctttatttttcagttttattctacagaacgcgagctcaacagcagtagctcaatagagagatctccttaattattatgggcctcgccgtatttgggtccaatagatatttatgagatgtcattgtcagagttactcaaaatggagaaataaaacttccacgcgaagaccgacatccgcgcggacggagccgcgggcggaagctagttgtataatattttgcGATATTAAAATGGAGTGGGGTGATAAAGAGAATCGAATCGCTGTGATTGCATTACACAACGTAGGTATGGAGCCAAATGCAATTTTTAAAAGTCTccatacactttttttttttgagtgaaTAATATGTACTCGAACGTCAATTATAAGATCTGaatcaaataaacataattatgtaaaaatacttaGGCAACATATtcgaaattaatcaaaatgttttTGCACTAAGAAGGGCCTCATTCAATTATGCCGCCCCGGGCCTCTGACTAGGTTAGTCCGCCACTGTACCTAGGTATgctttatttctataataactatcatgggTTAAGGgttccttaaattcctaaccccccaaaagccggcaatacacttgttacgcctctggtgtttaggtGTTATTCAATACCGgctaattcataaaaaaatagcatCGGGCACCTTCGGGCTACTACGACGTAATGTTGTTTGACGAATGGATTTTTATCAACAAACTACTCAGAATTAATTAAGGCGTCCAATGGTCGCTTATATATTCCTCTTAATTGGATAAATTCTGTGTAAACAATAGACTCTGGGCTAAATATAGAGTATctctcatacatacatacaggctgattgtattttgtaggtaataagtataacttaaatagcgagtagtcatcgatggctgctcgtctgaccaatttggtatcaacgccggagttcctcaggggtcagtactttcagcaacgctctttttgctgcacatcaacgacctacttaagcccggtatctttgggtatgcagatgacagcacagttgttgaaaggtatgtgtccgatgcgcggactagcggaacacagatccagtctctaagagaatccatggtcgaacggttgagctcgtccttgaaggcggtctccgattggggagaCGCCAACAAAGGactgatgacggggtatgaaaatgaaaaatcgatttagtccgtcagttaggtaatgaaacaatattaaacacgtattttttatagcCCAAGCCGTGGtatgactccggtcgagccggcccagcagtgccgaaacatggctctcccgcacttaatagaaatataatatacaataggtaaatgatcatataatgtatcagagatattgtaaaaatatatttttttaaaagagtaacgatggagtttcttgctcgttcttctccattcgaagctacactttggaacgagcgcctagcttcactgacggacaattcaattggacgtttcaaaagtgcctaatttaggattaattgaaataaatgctttgactttgacttcagattttttttggtatattgcggcaaatgagcagacggatcatctgatggtaagcaatcggcgccacccatgaacatcagaggagttacaagtacaCTTACAAAAAGAGAACtaacagttaaaataaaataaaaatatctgtcggtcagtcctctagttgctctatttgctcgttccaaagtgtagattcctatggagaagaacgagcaagaaactccataggttactttcAAACAATTTCAGTGTTAAATATCAAtcagtcaccctgtatataaacacacatatacatacatatatacagcaaaacatataataaatagaCCAGTGTACTACACATATACCAAGAGACTGGTAGTGGCGAAACGTAATTAGTTTCAATATTCAACTGTAAGTGAATCGGCGCACAACGCCGGCATCGCGCCACCAGCCGCTGTCTGCCCCCCACTGCCTCCCACAGGGACTACACATCGCGAGGGTGGGAGCGACCTGCGTACTGCGACTGTCGGGGACCTGCATCAGGTCTTGGCTCCTTGAGAGTGGACATCCTACACTGTGCTTGGTGGTACGTGGGCTCAAGAAAACCAAATATATTGTGTGTTATAAAGTGTATATAGGGaaaattttgttcaattttttatcagtaaaataaCAAGTGAATGATACTATATACTTGAACTTATAGATAACGATGTTAAGATACTTCGTTTGTATAAAACTCGACATATAAATCTAACCAACTGACGGAGAAaagtgaaattgtgtgtttaaaAGTTCGTATAGATTAGTGATTGTGGATTTTGAGATAACATCACGCTTTTAATTGCGATTGGTTATACAGAAATGTACTTTATGTGACAGTGACTACAGTAAGtgaataagtataaaatactgCAATTTAAGTAGAAATCAATTGTGTTTACAGTCTTTAAACACAATTATAGACTCTATATATAAAGACAgtgaatataattttgaataaaactgTTCGATATAAGTGAAAAAACCATGTTTCCAGTATATTTTATAGTGGGCCTTATAAACATATTCGCGCAACGCGATAACTACGGCATAAAGGACCCACCGCCGAATGGAATGGACATCAGAGTAAGAAGGAGTCTACCCGACGCAGGATTCGAACCTATCACCCACACAGTATACGAAAACCAGCTCTTAGACAGACCTAAAAGAAACCCGTATTACAGAAAAATAAGAATCCCAGTCAACACACGAAGTAACAGTTCCGACACAACCAACAGATACGACATATTCAATCCAAACTACAATTACTTGTTTAATAGAACCAATGTAACTAACTCGGGAACCGGGTATAACAACCGGCCGTATATACGGTCATATCCGTACGGGTATCCGCCTGGTTACGAGCCGCGCCCCGCTACACCCGGGTATAGGAACCCGGGTAGCACACCCGTATATTATAACTATCAGAACCCGAACGGTCAGAGCTTCGCTGGGTATAACAGCTACACGCCTCGACCCGTCAACTATAGCCCATTATTGTATAATCTAGCTAATTACCCTAGGAATAACGCGCAAAATCTAAACGTTAGAGGCAGTagcagttataataataataataatttgcctACACCAgtgaataacaataattataacatgCCTACAACTTTGCCTACGCCTAGTAACGACCCCTACGGAATGATACCTACGTCTAACAACACCAACCCTTATGGTGCGCTACCAAACAATAATTTGCCTACGGCAGTCTCGCCTACGCCTAGTCCTGTGGTAAATGTGACGACGCCTAGTCATAATACGAGTAGAACTACAACTGAAAGGATATTATCGGGTTGTGTTATATGCAATATCCCGTGTCCTGAATTCATGAAAAGGATAGGAAGATGGTGCGTTAACGATGAAGATTATTAGTAGGGGTAGGTATCAGTAGGGGGGGAGTACTTGACTggggtcaaagtcaaagtcaaatcatttattccaataaaaccataaataggtacttttgaaatgtcaacaaatatagtctgtcagtgaagctaggtgctcgttccaaagtgtagcttcgaatggagaagaacgagcaagaaactctattaGTTCCTTTTTTATAGAGTctgtaagattattttaaaacattacacacgtattttttattttcttacggaaacaaatactttcgaagatatatcgatttgaaatatcgcgtgatgtcacttcttggtacattttatacgtaaaaatgacgtatttgctcccactcctaaactttgattcgttttatccaagtattgttatcttatatgacaaaataaaaaaatacgtgtctaatattgtttcattacctaactgacggactaaatagatgtttaatttccataccccgtcatcatccctattcacccATCCTTAAAATACCGCCGTAGATGTAACCTGACCTTATatgtaagttattatttagtattttcccataattatataaaattgtatgtctaCTActgaattaatataaataattgtaataaatatatttaaggaAACATTGTGTGTTGTTATTGTGTTTTCCTGGCAAATGGTGAAGGACAACATCGTGAGCAAATTTGGGTTAGTAATCATGAAATTAGTCATTGTATATTTCAATAAGGGTCAGTTTACCTATACTAGCGCAGAatcgaagcgtctttccaaaactgaacataacaaattcaaccttaactccacatcGTATCGCACACATTACTTTTGAGATTTTATAAAGACGCGTACATTCTAAGGAATTCGCGCGTTTGCGCGTTAACAACGCCGATTGGTGCGCGCATTCTCGCGTATCCACGCGCCCACTAGCGAACCTACGCGTCATCCGTTGGATATTGGCCTGCGTCGGTGTTGATCGCGATGGTCTATCGCGCGTATTCTAGCGAATGCGCGCGTATTCGCTGGGATTCGCTTTGGTTGTAAAGAACTTGACGCTTCGACGCTgtgctagtataaattgacccttataGAGTAAAccttgattgtttttttttttaaacgttgccccacacttggattttctcctgtgtcgtgggtgcgtttacaaacatacaagttcacatacacatgacacccagacccggaacaacaatttgtggatcacacaaagagttgctccgtgcgggaatcgaatccgctactcgttgcacggcagtcagtgaCAGTTGCCTaaccaccgtgccaaccgtgcagtcaaagtagttattttactatttttctaggaagaaataaaacacccacatgataatttacattaatttatttatttcatttcaacatTACACTTACACCACGCATTCTTAATTATTAGGGAATGTGACACATAGTGCGCGGGCGCATGATTGACTCAAACCTAAAGcagggggtagacagaggtgcaaaTATACTGTACACAatataacacccacttttcacccagtcatgtaatagggggtgtgttaataatatttttatggtataagccggtaaacgagcagacggatcacctgatggtaagcaatcgccgccgcccatggatacccgcaacaccagaggcgttacaagtgcgtttgcCTCCCTGCTTTGCTTGAGTCAGTCATCCGTTCGTATATTTTAGTGTATATAATAATCATTTCGATGGGTCAACAAGTCTATAGTATAAATTAGTTTAGTCATAAAGTACGTATTGAGAGAAACGGAATGAATATATAATATAGTCTGGTAGGATCAGTAGAGACCTTTTAGGTACCTAACTGAATGTAAATTAGGTAAgtagtagatatttttatttaaattgtaaatcttGTTTGCCTAAGTCAAATGATGGAAAGTGTAACTACTGAGCTAGAgttctcaggttcgattcctgtgtcgAGCATAGTGTATATTATTAAGGGTTTATCACcaagattttaatgaaattgaatagtgtgtctattataatttaatattcacaaaaacacactctttacccgacccgggaatcgaacctaagaccATATTATACTCATCACTACTTGACAAacgagaaattaaaaaaatatacatagtcAAAACTGCCTCCAGACTGTATATTCATCCCGTTTTAACATAATGGAGCCAAGCAGAGTGAAGTACAGATGACAGAATATTGTACATAGTAttatatatatgttacggtaaatctgattaattgaaaattattaataatttaacaaaattattaataataaccacacgttttggtaaatgtgaataatcaatcgaaatttattacttttagtagtgattattaataattcacgacacatattggtgaaagtaataaaataaatataaaacctatgttttttgaccagcatgtatttatttataatgttaaacaccgtcttacgattatattaattagagatcacgcaaacaaggttacttgtacttgctttaaaccgaaaggacaacaaattctgcgcgtaagtgcgggtctgcggacggcgagtaggggtagctcgccgcccgaccagaaccagacccgtgcgtgggGCGCGTCGAGTTctacgcgcgcctcaaagagccatcagaccaccacggatggggcccagtaaggctgatgcctgttccggagctgcggactacttagcgggtttaccggggctccggctcgaaaagcaggagtaggaacggggtggtttatagttagaaaaagtctgatactccctctcgcctcgccaaacaGGGCACATTTATCTACCGTCAAACTTATGCTTAAATGTCTgtcgtggtacataaaattgtaacaaaaataaaattaaacaattattgtttcattaacaaaatcaacacgaatcctaaaagcaatcatcaataatcatattatttggtttacctgtaaatcttctgtagcactaataaatgcatcaaattaaatttttaaaagtacttattatatcttaaattatagaattcaacaaatacttgttgtgtaagtacaatatattaccttttaaattaaaataaaaataacatcttggccacttattacatttatcactactagggtaaaattattaataataagcgacaaatgtgattaatttatcacttttacctcgagtttcggtaattattaataatagtagataattattaataattttcaattattcactcttaccgtaacatatacatacatacaaacatacatatgttcTTTATATATGTAGATTCTCGCTCCAAATGTGATATGAAAGTAGGATAGGCAGAAATCTATCAATTATTCAGTATATAGGTAAGAAAACAAAGATatattcagtacagagacagtagctattgataattttttaaaataactatcgtgagatatactaaattaactaaaaatca
This is a stretch of genomic DNA from Spodoptera frugiperda isolate SF20-4 chromosome 24, AGI-APGP_CSIRO_Sfru_2.0, whole genome shotgun sequence. It encodes these proteins:
- the LOC118278694 gene encoding galectin-7-like, whose translation is MNSTIRNPVLLTSPPIPGGMFPGRMVRVKGSTPLEATKFGLNFQHHYKNAYDMIAFHFNPRFTSNTAVRNHYIAGAWGVEEEDGALPLTPGTPFDILFICHYDRFKVMINGAHFCDFFHRVPFHRISNINAWGDVSIESIEFGGTPPPVDYLSGQANDDQVCGPY